In Metarhizium brunneum chromosome 3, complete sequence, a genomic segment contains:
- the SPP1 gene encoding Signal peptide peptidase 1: MASNTTTALAGPLDTLNTTANVTTASTSPLAFLQDLDFVVLELKLVVSALGIIYLGSHAAIRRPPSATPPKKKHPGQKSDDDDRFSQGLEPSDAIMFPVMAGIVLVGLYYLIQWLKDPAILNKILRYYMTAASMASILTLYAHGMDLVTSFVFPSYWRGRNGSLRRVDQRRKTVHVCDDFGNAGAVTEKNPLPGIFSVFSVTERARKAVWELRGLLTRHWTIKLFIHGVGEEATKIRFSHMMALFLSLATALVYFSTNSTFLSNMLGYGMCYGSFLLLSPTDFLTGSLVLWGLFFYDVVMVFYTSPYMITVATTLEVPIKLTFEVASRKSILGLGDIVIPGMVIAWALRLDLWLHYVRKIKYEPTDLTIVTKDDSSGEIVRRSETKHKEVKARYVDVKNKWGEGLWTRENFFLSSPSELPVELAGARFPKTYFYASMVGYTLGMAVTLTMLLVFKHGQPALLYLVPGVLGSMVITALARGEWKDMCKYTEDGSLDTVDVVVDLDGEGNAITTIGLLEDGIVDTTKDKKGDECEKKVAEASSKEGAAKTGHKVFLLSIEAPPEDEEE, encoded by the exons atggcATCAAACACAACAACAGCCTTAGCAGGCCCCCTCGACACCCTCAACACTACTGCCAACGTCACAACAGCGTCCACATCACCACTCGCATTCCTCCAAGACCTCGACTTTGTGGTCCTCGAACTCAAACTCGTCGTGTCCGCCTTGGGAATCATCTATCTAGGTTCTCATGCTGCCATCCGCCGTCCCCCATCCGCCACACCCCCCAAAAAGAAGCATCCCGGCCAAAAGTCAGACGATGATGACCGCTTCTCACAAGGGCTTGAACCCTCTGACGCAATCATGTTTCCTGTCATGGCGGGCATTGTGCTTGTCGGGCTGTACTATCTCATTCAATGGCTTAAGGACCCAGCCATCTTAAACAAGATACTGAGGTACTACATGACCGCGGCGTCAATGGCTAGTATTCTGACCCTTTACGCACACGGCATGGACCTAGTCACTTCCTTCGTATTTCCGAGTTATTGGCGCGGAAGGAATGGGTCCCTCCGTCGAGTTGACCAGCGCCGCAAAACGGTCCACGTATGCGATGACTTTGGAAACGCCGGCGCTGTGACGGAAAAGAATCCATTGCCTGGCATTTTCAGTGTGTTTTCTGTTACGGAGAGAGCACGGAAGGCGGTCTGGGAGCTCAGAGGTCTGCTCACCAGGCACTGGACGATAAAGCTGTTTATTCATGGGGTGGGAGAGGAGGCGACCAAGATTCGATTTTCGCACATGATGGCCCTGTTTTTGTCGTTGGCCACGGCGCTGGTGTACTTTTCGACGAATTCCACCTTTTTGTCAAATATGCTCGGGTATGGCATGTGTTATGGGagttttcttctcctctcaCCGACGGATTTTTTGACGGGCAGCCTGGTGCTGTGGGGGCTGTTTTTTTATGATGTTGTCATGGTGTTTTATAC AAGCCCTTATATGATCACCGTTGCCACAACCCTCGAGGTTCCTATCAAACTCACGTTCGAGGTCGCATCGCGCAAGAGCatccttggtcttggagaCATTGTTATCCCCGGCATGGTCATCGCCTGGGCACTTCGTCTCGACCTCTGGCTACACTACGTCCGCAAAATCAAGTATGAGCCAACTGACCTGACTATTGTCACAAAAGACGACTCCTCTGGAGAAATCGTCCGTCGTAGCGAAACCAAGCACAAAGAAGTCAAGGCTCGTTATGTCGACGTCAAGAACAAATGGGGTGAAGGTCTCTGGACTCGCGAGAACTTTTTCCTCTCAAGTCCATCAGAATTGCCGGTTGAGTTGGCAGGCGCTCGATTCCCCAAGACATACTTCTACGCTTCCATGGTAGGATACACGCTCGGCATGGCGGTAACGCTAACTATGCTGTTGGTTTTTAAGCACGGACAGCCGGCGCTATTGTATCTCGTTCCGGGTGTTTTGGGGTCGATGGTGATTACGGCCCTGGCCAGAGGGGAATGGAAGGATATGTGCAAGTATACGGAGGATGGAAGCCTGGATACCGTGGATGTGGTTGTTGATTTGGACGGGGAGGGGAATGCTATCACGACGATAGGATTGTTGGAGGATGGCATCGTGGACACgaccaaggacaagaaggggGACGAGTGTGAGAAGAAGGTTGCGGAGGCAAGCTCGAAGGAGGGCGCAGCGAAAACTGGGCACAAGGTTTTTTTGCTGTCCATAGAAGCACCGCcggaggatgaggaggagtaA